ACATCCGGGTGAGGGACAGGAGGAGCAACTTGTGGTGCCTAGGATTGGATCACTGGCTTGCCAGTTCACAGTGGGAACAGCCAATAGAAGAGTTAAGGAAGAAGGTGGGCGAGAATTATTCGCGCGCCTGCGCGGTGAGGCACTTGACGCAACCTGCCACGACTGCACCAGGGAGACTAGAGGAGGCCTGCGGCCGGAGTCATGAACGAAGCTTCCTTGGTGGGACGTACTCCAGGAGGGAATGGGGCGGTCGAGCGCCAACCAAGCTCTGGCCTTCGGGGCGCCTGTTCCTCCCTCTCTGGGCTTGTTTTCCTCCCCCGTCACCTACACTTCACCCAGTCTTGGAACGGAGCCCCAGCAGCCCcggaggtggtggtgggaggcCGCCACTGTCAGTGACTGAGCGGCCAATCAAGCCCCAGGATGCTGACTCCTCCTCCCGCCTCCCACTCCTCTTCTCCGCGCGGGTGCTGTCCGTCGTCCGGTGCTGAAAATGCCCTCCCGCCTCTGCTGCCATCCTGTAGACTCCCGGGGGCCTGCGGATGGGAAGATTTGGGGTCTCGAACCACACGCTCCTAGCGAGCGCGTGGCCGCACGCACACATACACGCATACTGCAAAACTGGGGCCCAGAGGATCCGAAGTCCCAGAGATTGGGTGGTATAGATGGGGCAGGATCCTGCCCAGGGCCTGTCCCATAGACTCTCCCGTAGTCCAGCAGATCTAGGGGCAGAGGTGTGCTGATCTGCGTCCTGAAGCTGCAGCCGAAACTCCTGAGTCATCGCCGGGCCTGTGGTCTTCTCGAAGTGAGGCCCCCAATCCTCACTTGTAGTCCCAGAGGTTCCTTTCTCTCCACCCAGGTTCTGATCACTTCCACCCCCATGGAGACAGTCTTCAGGAGCCTCCCTCTCACAGACCTTCAGCCACCACTTTCTAGAGAGGACGACCTCTCTAATTAGCTACCAGGTGTCCACTTACACCAGATGACCTTCCTGCTCCCCAAACTCAGCCCACGTGGTCTGATTGCCCAGAGGTCCCCTCTACCTCGGATGCCCTTCCCCCTCATATCCACTTGTCCATAAGCCTAGTTATCTTTAAGAGTCAGTTCAGCTTGTGCCTCTCAGAGAGACAAAGGGAACAGAGACCTGACCTGGTCAGGGGTGGAGGTCATAGGCTGGGTTCTAGGCCCCCTCTGGGTGCACCCAATTTGCCCTgcatgtaagttccatgaggacagGCCCTGTTGTCATTCTCCACTTCCACCCTTGCCTTCCCAGTGCCAAGCACAATACTTGCATATAGAAGACACCCAGTAAACATCTGTGtccaacaaatatataataaatagataaaaccCTGGACCAGTCCTTTCCTCTGTCTACATCTCAGTTACCTAATCTTTAAGTGGGTAAGGATGTTTAATTGAATGGTCTTTGAGTTGCTCTTtgcctgaacacacacacatacaaaatgaaTTAACCCACCAGTATTGCAGCTTATTTTCTGCCCAGATTGTCTAGTTTTCGAGCAAAGCCAGACCCAGGCACAGATGTGAAGATCTGAGGCCCTGGAGGGCCAGGAAGTAGCACTGTGGCCAAGTGTACCTGGGAGGGGTCATCTAATACAAGCCAGTTCCCATGTCCCTGCAGGGCACGATGGATGCTTGTGAACTGAATCCAAAGcctttctatgtattttcttccttccttccttccttctttccttccttccttccttctttctccctcctctcctcctcctctttctcctcctcctcctcctctcctccttctcctcctactcctctcctcctcctctgccaccgccaccttcttcttcttcctcctcctcctcctccttcttcttcttcttcaagacagggtcttactttgtcacacaggctgaagcACAGGGCATGAGAGATGCTTGTAAACTGAATCCAAAACCTTTCTATGTctgtctgttctttctttctttccttctttctttctttctttctttctttccttccttccttccttccttccttccttccttctctttcttttctctctctctctgtcttcttcttcttcacagggtctcactttgtcacacaggctggagcacagtggtgcaaacacagcttactgcagcctctaactcccagACTCAATTGATCctcttgtcttagcctcccgagtagctgggaatacaggtgcgcaccacaccatcatgcccagctcattttaaaattttttgtataggcagggtttcgccatgtttccaaGGCTGCTGGaattcctgggcttcagtgatcctcccacctcggtctcccaaagtgctgggattacaggcatgagccactcagtCCGGCCTCTATCCCAATTTctcagatgggaaaactgaggttgGGAGCGGAGCAtgctggcccaaggtcacacagcctagGGTCCCTGGTGTCCTTGCCCCAGCCTACCTGTCCTAAGCTGAGTCCAGCACCCCTGCCCAGCCAGTGAAACTCATCACGCTTTTCTCAGCTGTAACTACCCTCTTCTCCAAGTGAGGCTTCAGGGATGGGATCTGGGTGGGCTTAACTCTGGGCCTACTCCTTAGAGATGGGACCCCGCGAGCGCCCACCCACCTTggagattctccttcctcattttACAGCCCGGGAAGCTCAGGCGCCAGAGGGTTAGACCAGCTCAAGGTCGCGAGCGCGAGCGCGGCCGGAGGAGAATCCAGGGGTCCAGCCGCCCAGCGGGGGCTTCTTGGGGGCGGGCGGAGCGCCTGCCGTGCCAGGCGCTGCCGGCGGCGCCGCCGGTGCCGCGGGGGCGGGGTCAGCGGAGGGCGGGGCGCCGGGCACCCGGGCCGCCaacgccgccgccgccgccgccgctgccgctgcGCTCAGGCTCGAGCTCCGCGCACTCCCTCGGCGGCCACTGAGCCGAGCGGACGCCCCTGGGGGCCGCGCCGCAGCCCTCCGTGCTCCGCCCTATCATGCCCGGTGCCCGGGCTGGGGCCGCCCAAGCAGCCAGGACACCATGCCCGAGGACGGCGCTGGCGACGGCGGGGAGGTGCCCGCGCTCATCCCGGACGGCGAGCCGCTGCGGGAAGAGGTACCGGCGCTGGGGGGCCGGAGCCGGGCCTGGGGCGGCGTGAAAGGGACCAGTGCAGAAGGCGACCCCAAGAgaggggctgaggagggaagtCCCAGAGCCCCTACGGCCAATGACGTCATTGGGGTCACCTGCCGCCCTGCCAGGGGTCCAGGGGCCCGCgttgggggtaggggtggggcgGCTGGACAGCAATCTGGGGGGCGACTTCCGCCCCCGGCGCCCCCCATCCAGCCTTGCCCGTCCTGTGACGTCAGCGCCTGGCCCCCACGCGTCCCAGTGCCGCAGCCCAGTGGGGGATGCTGCTTCCACCGCCAGGGCCACGGGGTCAGGTCCCCAGCCCGGCCGGGCCGCTCACGAGGTGTCCGGGCAGTGCCTGCAATGCAGCAGCAGTCGCAGAGCctagaggggaggaggggaagaggaagggaggcgCCTGGGTACCCCTTCTCCTTGTCCTCGAGGTGAGGATTGAGGGCCCATTCTGCTGACTGGGACCCCAGATGGCCCCTCCTCAGCCCTAGCCAGTAAGGTCTGCAGGACCTAGGGCCCCGAGTGATGTGTGGGGTGATAGGGTGGTGAGTGGAGCTGTGTGTGCATTTGGGTGAATGTAgcctgcttgtgtgtgtgtgttgtgtgggtgTGTGAATTGGGGGTGTGTGTACCCTGTAGTCAGGTGAGGGGTGAGTGGGTGCCTGGCTCGGGTTGTCACTCAGTGGTCtaggtgtgtgcatgtgagcGAGTCCCGTTGTGGGTGGGTCTCTCCCTGTGGGGTCTGAGAAGCCAAGGTGTCAGGTTGCATTGAGGGTGGGGAGATGTGCACTGTGGTCAGGTGAAGGTCAGGTATGTCTCTGGGCTTCACTGCATGTGGAacgtgtatgtgcatgtgtgtgtcctgTGGTGGATGGGTCtgtggtgcgtgtgtgtgtgctatGTGTGTGTACCATGCTATGGTTGTGGGAGTCTGTGCTCTGGGGACAGGTGAGGGTCTGGAGTTTCCTGGTGACAGGCAGTGTGGCCCTCCATGGTAGGTGGGTCTGTGATGAGCATGTGTTGGAGGGGCGTGGACAAGTGTGTGTGTACCTGACAGGCTTTGCAGGTCAGGTGGCGCTGTGCTCCTGTGCTGTGTGACGGGGCCAGGCTAtatctgggctgggctgggggatgGTTCCTCTCCTCTTGGGCCTCTAGAGGCCTGGTAGGTCTGGGGTAGGAGAGGTGACCCCTTAACCCCTCTTTTGTTATTTCTACCTTTTCCACCCCTTTTAACCCTTCTGCTCTCCCCACTGTATACCTACCTGCTTCTCTCTCCATGGGCACCTGGGGGTGAGGTAGCTAGGCTGGCAGCCCTGCCAGGGAGGATGTGGCAAGCCCTCTGAGCCAGGGAGTGGCCCCTGCTGCCCAGCAGCTGTGTCCCGCCCCCTTGCTCAGCACAGATGAGTGGAGGATGGCCCTCCATCTGCTCCCCACCCCAAGACTCGCACCTCCCCCGTTCTAGATGCTCCCGTTGACTCAAAAGCCTCTGCTGAGTCTTCTAAGTCCCTGTGGAACAAGGGACCAGAGGGAGTCTCAGGGTAATGGTGACCATATTTATTCCCATGGCCAGACACTGTGCTCAGATCTTCACACGTATGATCTTGTTGAATCCTCACAACAGactcagtttacagatgaggaaattaaggtcCAGAGAGGATGAGGGACGTGCCCAAGTCATACAGTAAGTGCTGGAGCCAGCACTGGCTCCTGGGCAGTGaaactccaaagcccatgctgtTTACACCTCGGACCCCTTCCCCCTGCTTCCCAGACCAACAGGACCAAGAatcaaggcccagagagggcaaagATATAGCCAAGTCCACACAGCAAATCAGGGCAGAGCAAGGGCTAGAACTCATTTTCTCAATAGCCAGTAGCCAATAGCCAGTCCAAGGATCCACCCCTTCTGGCAGAGGCGGGCCTGCTGTGTCCTGTGTACAGCTGACCCAGTGCTAGCAGGGCACAGTGGAGGATGGATTTGGGGCAGCgagtcctgggtttgaatctgcagcgccactgtgagtgagctggaaatgtgAAGCCTGGAGCAAGCTACTcatccctctgagcctcagtttcctcctctgtaaaatggggctcaCGGAATCACCTCCCTCAGCTGGGTTAAGCAAAGTGGCAGGCCCCACTGATGGCCCCACCTGACACAGACTTCCCTTTCTCTGCCCACCTGCAGCAACGGCCCCTGAAACAGTCCCTGGGAAGCTCCCTGTGCCGCGAGTCGCACTGGAAGTGCCTGCTCCTCACGCTGCTCATCCACGCCTGCGGGGCCGTGGTGGCCTGGTGTCGCCTGGCCACAGTGCCTCGGCTGGTCCTGGGGCCCGAGGCTGCCTTGGCCCGGGGAGCCGGTGGCCCACCACCCACCTACCCGGCCAGCCCCTGCTCCGATGGCTACCTGTACATCCCGCTGGCCTTCGTCTCCCTGCTCTACCTCCTCTACTTGGCCGAGTGCTGGCACTGTCACGTGCGGTCCTGCCAGGCGCCACGCACCGACGCCCACACGGTGCTGGCGCTGATCCGCCGGCTGCAGCAGGCGCCGCCGTGCGTCTGGTGGAAGGCCACCAGCTACCACTACGTGCGGCGCACCCGCCAGATCACACGCTACCGCAACGGCGACGCCTACACCACCACGCAGGTGTACCATGAGCGCGCCGACAGCCGCACGGCCCGCGGCGAGTTTGACTACTCGGCTCACGGCGTCCGCGACGTCTCCAAGGAGCTGGTGGGGCTGGCGGAGCACGCGGCCACGCGGCTGCGCTTCACCAAGTGCTTCAGCTTCGGCAGCGCGGAGGCCGAGGCCTCGTACCTCACGCAGCGGGCGCGCTTCTTCAGCGCCAACGAGGGCCTGGACGACTACCTGGAGGCGCGCGAGGGCATGCACCTGAAGGACGTGGACTTCCGCGAGTCGCTCATGGTCTTCGCCGACCCCCGCAGCCCGCCCTGGTACGCGCGCGCCTGGGTCTTCTGGCTTGTGTCGGCGGCCACGCTGTCGTGGCCCCTGCGCGTCGTGGCCGCCTATGGAACGGCCCACGTGCACTACCAGGTGGAGAAGCTCTTCGGCGCCAGCTCGCCCCCGCCCGGGGCCGTGCCCAGCGGGCCCCCGCTGTCCCGCGTGGCCACAGTGGACTTCACTGAGCTCGAGTGGCACATCTGCTCCAACCGGCAGTTGGtgcccagctactcggaggccgTGGTCATGGGCGCGGGCTCGGGCGCCTACCTCAGAGGCTGCCAGCGCTGCCGTCGCTCCGTCAGCAGCAACTCGCTGCCCCCCGCCCGGCCCAGCGGGCCCCGTCTGCCCTTCAGCCGCAGCCGCCTCTCACTGGGCGCTGGGGGCCGGGCCACGCCAGGGGTCTTCCGCAGCCTGAGCGGGGGGCCCCTGGGGCGCCGTGGAGAGGACACAGAACCCCTCGAGAGCCCGCCCTGCTATGAGGACGCCCTCTACTTCCCGGTGCTCATTGTCCACGGAGACAGCGGCTGCCAGGGGGATGGGCAGGGTGCGCTCTGAGACCCCCACAGCCCCCAGAGTAGCCCCCTCCCCACCATCCCACCATGGGCTTAGATGCCCCGGTGATCGTCGTCCAAAACAGGCGGGAAAACAGACCAGCCACACACAaggggcaggggtgagggtgggggtgggggtcctCAAACAGACTAAAATGCAGTGACCCGTGGTCATTTTGGAGGAAACGGAGGCCACCTAAGTGGAGCCTAAGAATCGCCCCCAGCATGGCTTCACCCCCCAAGATGGCCAATGATCTGGCCTGGAGGCCTCTCAcaaagggcaggagaagaagcTTCCAGAAAGGCTGGGATGGAGAAGGAGTCCTGCGGCCAGCTGTTGCCTGCAGCAGAGGCTGCCTGTGGACACTTCCCTGCCGGGGCTGAGGCCATGCTGGGAGCTTCCCAGCGACGCAGAAGCACAAATTGGCGGGTTGGGGCCATGCCCAGCCAGGTTGGCTTCCCTGGGGCTGAagagctggctgtggtggcaccaTGGCCTTGGCCCTGCTACTCACCCAACATTCTCATCCTCCCCTGATAGGCCCCTCCTTGCCTGCCCTTTCGCCCACTGCTCAGGGCCAGTCACTGATTGGACCTAGCAGTGCTGTTCCTCCACTGGGAGCCTGGTTCTTGGAGTACAGCCTTGCCCCATGCACCTGTACTGTTTCGCCTGGTGTCCACCGCACCCTCCTCCCACATTCAGCTACCCGTACAACCTGGGGTTCCTTCTCAGGGCCTCACCTGGTCCCCACATCCCCTGGCCtctgctcctgcctcccaaagtccatGTCTGCCTCCATCAGTCACACACACCCAGGGACGCCCTCTCCTTGCCCTCCGGGACTTATCTGCTCTTCACTTTCCTGATGATCCGTGGGGCCCAGACCTAGAGGGCATCCAAGGGGCCCGGCCTCGCCCGCAGCCTCTTGGATGATGTCCTTGCTCCACCATGCAGGCCCTTGCTTCTCCCATCAATGAGTCCTGGCCCAGGGGACACTGACCCTCCgccagggaggagagaggagttCCTTCCCTTTCAACGAAGGCTTCCACACCCTCTCAAGGGTAGTGGAGAagggaggaggctgagaagaTGCAGATTAAATAAAGGTATGGAATGGAAGGCCTGTGCATTCCTGGGTCTTGGGTCCGAGGCCACCGCTGCAAGCATTATGGGCCTCCGTGGTTCAGGGCATGATGAGGGGTTCTGGGAAGGGACTCAGAGATGGGCTTCAGTGTTCCCAGGAACAAAGTAAGTGGAGGAGAGGAAACCTCCCCTGCCTAGCCTGGGGCCCCTGAGACTCAAGTGTGAGTCGTTCTGAGCACCTGGCTCCCCTGAATCTGGTATCTGGGCCTGGGTCACTGCTAAGGCATTGTCAAGGTGGCCCTTCTTGCAGCTCAGTGGGGGATTCCATTCTGTTGCTGGGCATGCTGAGGGCTAAGAGAGTGGTGGCTTGTCCCCAAAGTGGGGAGAAAGAGCTATGGTCCGTGACTGGAGTTCGGTGCCCCCCAGCAACTACTGACATTATCAATCTGGGGGAAAGGGCACGAAGCAGGTTGAAGGACACAAAGCTGGAAAGGACAGCCCCAAAACAGGGCAGGCTGGCATGGAATCCAAAGGCAGAGAAAACATCAGGGAAAAGGAAGGTCCTGACTCCCTGATGGAGCTCTGAAAGACTCCTAGACATGGCATTGTCACATGTGCAGCAGTAAAGGGTGTTCACTGTGCAAGGGCAGTGGGCTAAGGGGCAAGCGTGCATGGAATCCAGCCTACAGGCCACTCCCCAAACTCTGGCATGGAGCTACATCCACTTGGAGAAAGGGGACCCTTTTCCCATTCACGCAAAGGTGGCATAACAGCTAGTGGTGACCCTGGAAGGGTGCGGAGAATGGGTAGATTTCCCTAAACAAAGACAGGGCAGGCAGTGTCTTAGACAGCGGATGCTGCCCAGACAAAGGCCTGGCTGCCGGGCATGAGCTGAGGTGTGATGAGGAGATAGAAGCAAGAAAGCATGGAAGGCTTTGCTGTAGCTTCCACGCCAAACTCTAGAATTTGTCCGTACACTGGAGCAAACTGGGCAATCTGCAACCATGGAAGGGGGATGGGCAGGGACGTGATACAGTCAAGGCTGCATTTTAGGATATTTAGCAAAAGTCCAGCTACCTGCTGGCTCTGTGGGGAGAGTGGAGTGAAAGACCAGAGCTCTCCCTGTGTGTTAACCGACAGCCTCTCTTCTTTGGGAGTGAAATCAATTCCTCATTCAGAAGCAAATTAGGTGGAAAACTCTATGGTGCCCAAACATTCAAGAAGGCTACAGTggatggccgggcacagtgactcatgcctgtaattccagcattttgggaggctggggcaggcagatcatttgaggtcagcagttcaagaccagcctggccaacatggtgagacctccctgtctctacaaaaaatacaaaaattagctgggcatggtggcagggacctgtgacagctactcaggaggctgaggcaggagaatcgcttgaacccaaaaggcagaggttgcagtgagctaaaattgtgccactacactccacctgagactctgtctcaaaaaaataaataaataaataaaaaggctcCAGCGGGTAGGGAGGCCAGCATGCTGGTTCCAGCTCCTTGCCATGAGAAAGACCCTTTTTCCACCATTCTGCTCTAACACCATAGCCAACAACTGCCCACTGCCCACTATCCATTGTCCTCCCTTCCCCAATGACAGGACCCCAGTTTTGCTGCAGATGGCAATGTGCCCAGCTAAAAGGCAATATTTCCAGCCTCCCTGGCATATATGGTATGACTGTGTGGCTGAATTATAGGATATTAGATATAAACAGAAGGTGCTGGAAGGGATCTCCAAGAATGCCCCTTGAATAGAAGCAGTATTGGTGAAGGCCATTTTTGTCctctctgcttcagccttcaTTCAGCCTGGGATGCGTATGTGATAGCTGGAATGCCAGCAGCTATCTTGGAGCAGGAAGTGACCTTGAAAATTGTAGCCACGTGCTGAAGATAGCAGAGCAACAAGGTAAAAGATCCTGGGCTTTTGATGACACCATGCAAGTTTCCATGTCATCCCTTGGGTTGCCTACCTCTAGACTtcaatgagaaagagaaataaactgtAAGTCTGCTTAAGCCCACTGTTTTTTCTTGTCTGTTACCGGCAGCTTTTACTAATTATCTACTGCCACATAACAAATTATCCTAATCCTAGTGGCTTAAAAAAGCAATAATTGTGAtgctctctcctggcttctgtggGTCAAGAACTCAGATAGGACACAATGGGGATGGCTTCTCTGCTCCATGACATCCAGGGCCTCTGCTGGAAGACTCACACTGGGGCTGGAATCATCTGAATGCTcattcactcacatgtctggcagCTGATGCTGGCTGAGGGCTGAGGGCTGAGAGCCTAACTAGGGCTGTTGGTGGGAACACCCACACAGGGCACCTCCACGTGGCTTGACCTTCCTCATAACATGGTGGCTAGGTTCCAAGAACAAGTGTACTGAGAGGGTGAAAGCTGTATTTCCCTTTATGATCTAGTCTCTGAAGTCACATGGCATCACTTCTGCCCCTTTCCATCGGTCAAGGCTATTGTGAAGGTCCATCCAGTTTCAAGGGGAGGGAATATAGGATCTCATCTCTCTGTGGAGGCTTGTCAATGTCACATTGTTAGAATAGCGTGTGGGACGGGAGATATATTAGTGGCTATCTTCAAAAATGCAATCGACCGCTGAGCCAAATGCCATTTGCCATTCCTAACTGATTGATACCCGTAAAGTGATCTGCAAAATGAACACCAAGCTCTTTATAGTGCTGTTTTAAGAGAGGAAGGTGGTGGCATGTCAGATATGGGCCTTCCCAGGGCAGAGTGAGCTGCTCAGATCATTTATGGAGGCCTTCGGGCCTACAGTAGATTAAATATGGCCACAAATTCTTTACCACTCCTCTCTTCAAGAGGTagaatcaggctgggcgcagtggctcacacctgtaattccagcactttgggaggccgaggcaggtggaccacttaaggtcaggagttcaaggccagcctggccagcatggtgaaaccccgtctttactaaaaatacaaaaattagccgggcatggtggtgtgcacttgtagttccagctacccaggaagctgagacaggcgaatcacttgaacccaggaggcagaggttgcagtgagctgagatcacaccactgcactccaggctgggcaacagagcaaggctctgtctcacacaaaaaaaaaaaaaaaaaaaaaaaaaaaaaaaaggaaaagaaaaggaaaaacagaggtGGAATCTGTTTCTCCTTTAAATCTGGGCTGGACTTGTGATTTGTTGTGACCGATGGGATGTGAGGGAAAAGATGTTGGCCCACTTCTGAGGCTAGGCCTGAAAGACTCTTGTAGCTTTCACCTTTGCCCTCTTGCAATCCTGAGACCACCATCTATAAAGATGCCCAGCCAAGCCTCCTGACAGATTTGAGGCTACGTGGAGAACTGAGGACCCCAGCCAAGAGCCAGCATCAGCTCCAGATATGTGATGATGGAGGCCATCTTAGACACTGTAGGCCCAGTTGAGCCATAGATGACAGGAGCCTCAGGAGTGACCCAAGATGAGACCAGCAGATGAACTACCAAGCTGATCCCAGCCCAGACTGTTGTCCTATAGAATGAGgggaaataaatctttgtttaaTTCACTACATTTTGGAGTGATTTGTTACATGCAATAGATCACTGTCACAAGGCTCTAAACCCAGCTGCACTTCACGAGGGAGGGCACTGGGCCTGCACAGCCAGGAAGAGGAGGGACCCAGAAACCCCAGTGTTTGATGGACAACTCTCAGCTCACGATCTCCTGATGGGAGACGGGGTGGTCACGTGTTCAGACTCTCTTGGAGTCAACACCAAGCCAGGGTGTTCTGTTCTAGACTGTTCTCAAGAGGAGAATTCATGCGTGAGGAGTGGTGCAAAGTCTGGCTCCCAAACCccagctgcctctgcctctgctctcTCCTGACATGGGCTACGCACAGCATGGCAGGAACAGAACCTGTAAtttctacccccacccccacctgctcctctctgtcttccatctcagaaaatagagctaccattcaGTCACATTCAGTCAGTTGCCTAAGCCAGGCACCTGCACAGCaagcctcttcatttttttttttttttttttttttgagacagagtctagctctgtcgcccaggctggagtgcagtgaccaatctcggctcactgcaagctccgcctcccgggttcatgttcacgccattctcctgcctcagcttcccgaatagccatgcttggctaattttttgtatttttagtagagacaggttttcaccgtgatagccaggatggtctcgatctcctgacctcgtgatctacccgcctcagcctcccaaactgctgggattttaggcatgagccaccac
The genomic region above belongs to Papio anubis isolate 15944 chromosome 12, Panubis1.0, whole genome shotgun sequence and contains:
- the TMEM151A gene encoding transmembrane protein 151A, which translates into the protein MPEDGAGDGGEVPALIPDGEPLREEQRPLKQSLGSSLCRESHWKCLLLTLLIHACGAVVAWCRLATVPRLVLGPEAALARGAGGPPPTYPASPCSDGYLYIPLAFVSLLYLLYLAECWHCHVRSCQAPRTDAHTVLALIRRLQQAPPCVWWKATSYHYVRRTRQITRYRNGDAYTTTQVYHERADSRTARGEFDYSAHGVRDVSKELVGLAEHAATRLRFTKCFSFGSAEAEASYLTQRARFFSANEGLDDYLEAREGMHLKDVDFRESLMVFADPRSPPWYARAWVFWLVSAATLSWPLRVVAAYGTAHVHYQVEKLFGASSPPPGAVPSGPPLSRVATVDFTELEWHICSNRQLVPSYSEAVVMGAGSGAYLRGCQRCRRSVSSNSLPPARPSGPRLPFSRSRLSLGAGGRATPGVFRSLSGGPLGRRGEDTEPLESPPCYEDALYFPVLIVHGDSGCQGDGQGAL